The following proteins come from a genomic window of Megalobrama amblycephala isolate DHTTF-2021 linkage group LG1, ASM1881202v1, whole genome shotgun sequence:
- the LOC125248478 gene encoding alpha-2-macroglobulin-like protein 1 has translation MLNFTVNYNGPKESTNMVIVDIKLLSGFTTDTSLLGSPPKSFAPLVERVDAEDDRVLVYLKEVLKQFPITYTLRLNQVLAVKNLKPAVINVYDYYQTSDQFETTYASPCP, from the exons ATGTTGAACTTCACAGTGAA TTACAATGGTCCAAAAGAAAGTACTAACATGGTTATCGTGGACATTAAACTCCTGTCTGGCTTCACGACAGATACGTCACTG CTTGGATCTCCACCCAAATCGTTTGCCCCGCTAGTGGAGCGGGTTGATGCTGAAGATGATCGTGTTCTAGTTTATCTGAAAGAG GTTCTCAAACAATTCCCCATAACTTACACTCTACGACTGAATCAGGTTCTTGCAGTGAAAAATCTCAAGCCAGCGGTCATCAACGTTTATGACTACTATCAGACAA GTGATCAGTTTGAGACGACATACGCATCCCCCTGTCCATGA
- the LOC125248451 gene encoding pregnancy zone protein-like: MAPAMPPAPDPALDPAPVAESSDSSATYDVTVRTYFPETWIWQLAEVGATGSTQVPLKVPDTITTWEMEAFCLSSKGFGLAPPAKATVFSYLSKCIMVCFIYNGSTVYIQKIPVFA; this comes from the exons ATGGCCCCTGCAATGCCCCCTGCTCCGGACCCTGCTCTGGACCCTGCTCCAGTAGCAGAAAGTAGTGATAGCAGTGCCACCTATGATGTGACCGTCAGGACTTACTTTCCAGAAACGTGGATCTGGCAACTTGCTGAAGTGGG AGCTACTGGATCCACACAAGTTCCCCTCAAGGTTCCTGACACCATCACCACATGGGAGATGGAGGCATTCTGTCTGTCCTCCAAAGGTTTTGGTCTCGCTCCTCCTGCCAAGGCCACGGTCTTCAGCTATCTGTCCAAATGCATCAtggtatgttttatttataatggaTCTACAGTGTATATACAGAAGATCCCTGTCTTTGCTTAA